A part of Melittangium boletus DSM 14713 genomic DNA contains:
- a CDS encoding PTS sugar transporter subunit IIA, whose translation MRISEFLSPEAVVADLRARDKQEILRELSAALAQAHPSLKGERLVEVLREREKLGSTGIGEGVAIPHGKLSGLTQLVAAFGVSRQGVDFEAIDGKSTHLFFALVAPENSAGVHLKALARISRLFKNPRFRASILEAPTAEAIHALIVQEDARP comes from the coding sequence TTGCGAATCTCCGAGTTCCTCAGCCCAGAAGCCGTCGTCGCGGACCTGCGGGCCCGTGACAAGCAGGAGATCCTGCGCGAATTGAGCGCGGCGTTGGCCCAAGCCCATCCCTCGTTGAAGGGGGAGCGTCTGGTGGAGGTGCTGCGCGAGCGCGAGAAGCTCGGCTCCACCGGCATTGGCGAGGGCGTGGCCATTCCCCATGGCAAGCTGTCCGGGCTCACGCAACTGGTGGCCGCCTTCGGGGTGTCGCGTCAGGGCGTGGACTTCGAGGCCATCGACGGCAAGTCCACCCACCTGTTCTTCGCCCTCGTGGCTCCGGAGAACAGCGCGGGCGTGCACCTCAAGGCCCTGGCTCGCATCTCGCGCCTCTTCAAGAATCCGCGCTTCCGCGCCTCCATCCTCGAGGCGCCCACGGCCGAGGCCATCCACGCCCTGATCGTGCAGGAAGATGCCCGGCCTTGA